The proteins below are encoded in one region of Serratia symbiotica:
- a CDS encoding integrase domain-containing protein, with protein MAKLNKSLVTLARQAGGSFKTVSDRMKIADRLADRLLKMNIQIRDAGNLKTQHITLYIESRLSEDISKRTLQNEMAAIRAILRTAGKTFMANPEHEKLSNAALGISGTSRDGTKVAIPDDVYKETLDKIREVDAGAAIAMELSRHLGLRTEETMQSVKSLMTWQKALQSDIEKVRIVFGTKGGRPRDTTIIDRQTLLGVVNNAIRFIKNNNGKLIDKAGIHLAIERYRNIVRDAGLVGKYAPHSLRYAYSIDAMKYHLEKGFSQKEAEALVSMDLGHGDGRGHYVTRVYNKVDSD; from the coding sequence ATGGCGAAATTAAATAAAAGCCTGGTCACACTTGCTCGCCAGGCGGGAGGCAGTTTTAAGACCGTTTCCGACAGAATGAAAATAGCCGATCGTTTGGCAGACCGTTTATTAAAAATGAATATTCAGATCCGCGATGCCGGGAACTTGAAAACACAGCATATTACTCTTTACATAGAAAGCCGGCTTTCAGAGGACATATCCAAACGTACGTTGCAAAATGAAATGGCGGCAATCCGGGCGATACTTCGTACTGCGGGTAAAACGTTTATGGCTAATCCAGAGCATGAGAAATTAAGCAACGCTGCGTTAGGTATTTCAGGCACCAGTCGAGATGGTACTAAAGTCGCCATTCCTGATGATGTATATAAAGAAACTCTTGATAAAATCCGTGAAGTTGATGCGGGGGCTGCGATCGCTATGGAATTATCGCGACATCTTGGTTTGCGTACGGAGGAAACGATGCAATCGGTTAAGTCATTAATGACCTGGCAAAAGGCCCTTCAGAGTGATATTGAAAAAGTCAGGATAGTTTTCGGCACGAAAGGGGGGCGACCTCGCGACACGACAATTATTGACCGCCAGACTTTGCTTGGCGTCGTAAATAACGCAATACGCTTTATAAAAAATAACAACGGGAAATTGATTGATAAAGCGGGGATCCACCTTGCCATTGAGCGATATCGCAATATTGTCAGAGATGCCGGTCTTGTGGGTAAATATGCCCCGCACAGTTTGCGATATGCTTATTCAATAGATGCAATGAAATACCATTTAGAAAAGGGATTTAGCCAGAAAGAAGCTGAAGCATTAGTTTCCATGGATTTAGGTCATGGGGACGGTCGGGGGCATTACGTGACTCGTGTTTATAACAAGGTAGATAGCGATTAA
- a CDS encoding ATP-binding protein, protein MSAGEQKVFFILDKVFSAGKYSLILIDEIDLLLHDKALKNLITTINERAIEKIYK, encoded by the coding sequence ATGAGTGCAGGGGAACAAAAGGTTTTCTTTATATTAGATAAAGTTTTTTCAGCAGGTAAATATTCATTAATATTAATAGATGAAATAGATCTTCTCCTGCATGACAAAGCCTTAAAAAATCTAATTACAACTATTAATGAGAGGGCTATTGAAAAAATCTACAAATAA
- a CDS encoding AAA family ATPase, giving the protein MELDLASIIKLSLEGNDKDLRLYLAKHVRSLRKSDPLLASKVEELLKLHPARSHNVMRKEPHSFEFTGTASDDVVPQTLLKMQPAIENREPPLLQGQVKSQLEHVLLEREKSALLVRHGLVPTKSLIFSGPPGVGKTMTAQWLSQKLGLPLYTLDLTTVMSSFLGKTGSNLRSVIDFAKSHPSILLLDEIDAIAKKRTDESDVGELKRLVTIMLQELEDWPVSGLLIAATNHPDLVDPALWRRFDLEVTFKLPNDSQVADAVKRFAGDDFVVLAPWYDLLKESFRGQSFSNIKREISQLRRLHILRPEHFETDLIAQLDFDAGSKTKAEKISFAVKLVSQYGLTQQKAAKIANVSRETIRKRLTAKEIING; this is encoded by the coding sequence ATGGAACTCGATTTGGCCAGTATTATCAAGCTATCTCTTGAAGGGAATGATAAGGATTTAAGGCTCTATCTTGCCAAGCATGTACGATCACTTCGAAAAAGTGATCCGTTGCTTGCTTCAAAAGTTGAGGAACTACTTAAACTCCATCCTGCCCGCTCTCATAATGTGATGAGAAAAGAGCCACATTCCTTCGAGTTCACAGGCACAGCTTCGGACGATGTAGTACCTCAGACATTGCTAAAAATGCAACCAGCAATAGAAAACAGGGAACCTCCTCTGTTGCAAGGTCAAGTTAAGAGTCAGCTCGAGCACGTTTTATTGGAACGAGAAAAAAGTGCTCTGTTGGTTCGGCACGGTCTTGTCCCCACTAAATCGCTAATTTTCAGTGGGCCACCTGGCGTGGGTAAAACAATGACTGCGCAATGGCTTTCGCAAAAGCTTGGACTTCCACTTTACACCTTAGACCTAACCACTGTGATGAGTAGTTTTCTAGGCAAAACCGGCAGCAATCTTAGAAGCGTTATTGATTTTGCTAAGTCTCACCCATCTATTCTTTTGCTTGATGAAATCGATGCGATTGCCAAAAAGCGCACAGATGAGTCTGATGTAGGTGAGCTCAAACGACTGGTGACCATTATGTTGCAGGAGCTCGAAGACTGGCCAGTAAGCGGTTTATTGATCGCTGCAACTAACCACCCAGATTTGGTGGATCCCGCCTTATGGCGTAGGTTTGATTTGGAAGTGACATTTAAACTTCCAAATGATTCTCAGGTAGCTGATGCCGTTAAGCGCTTTGCTGGTGATGATTTTGTCGTATTGGCACCTTGGTATGACCTGCTAAAGGAAAGCTTTAGGGGGCAATCTTTCAGCAACATCAAGCGCGAGATTTCACAGCTGCGCCGACTCCATATTCTTCGCCCAGAGCATTTTGAAACTGACCTGATTGCACAGCTTGATTTTGACGCAGGAAGCAAAACTAAAGCAGAAAAAATTAGCTTTGCAGTCAAATTGGTTAGTCAGTATGGGCTCACTCAGCAAAAAGCCGCAAAAATCGCTAATGTAAGCAGGGAAACAATCCGCAAGCGATTGACAGCAAAGGAGATAATAAATGGCTGA
- a CDS encoding IS6 family transposase: MSLIRKAFSRLHYPVDVITQCVRWYLAYSLSLRNLEEMMAERGIVVDHSTLQRWGIRLVPLLDKALRRHKRLPGCRWRMDETYIKVKGQWKYLYRAVDSSGQTIDFLLTAKRDAAAALRFFRKAIRQHGEPEVVTIDKSGADTAALATLNTGKPDEESITVRQSKYLNNLVEQDHRNIKRRIRQMLGFKSFRRAQTILTGIELIRMIRKGQLHHPAEDRLSPAE; this comes from the coding sequence ATGTCTCTGATCCGAAAAGCCTTCAGTCGCCTGCATTACCCTGTCGATGTTATCACGCAATGTGTTCGCTGGTATCTCGCTTACTCACTGAGTTTGCGGAACCTGGAAGAGATGATGGCCGAACGCGGTATTGTCGTTGACCATTCAACGCTTCAGCGCTGGGGTATCCGCCTGGTGCCGTTGCTGGATAAGGCGTTGCGTCGGCATAAACGTCTCCCAGGGTGCCGGTGGCGAATGGATGAAACCTACATCAAAGTCAAAGGTCAGTGGAAATATCTGTACCGGGCAGTAGACAGCAGCGGCCAGACCATTGATTTCCTGCTGACCGCTAAACGGGATGCCGCCGCCGCGCTGCGCTTTTTCCGCAAGGCCATCCGCCAGCACGGTGAACCTGAAGTCGTGACCATTGATAAAAGTGGCGCTGATACTGCGGCTCTGGCCACACTCAACACCGGTAAACCTGATGAAGAATCCATTACCGTCAGGCAGAGTAAATACCTAAACAACCTTGTGGAGCAGGACCACCGGAATATCAAACGGCGGATACGCCAGATGCTGGGATTCAAATCGTTTCGACGAGCACAGACGATACTGACAGGCATTGAGTTAATCCGCATGATACGCAAAGGGCAGCTTCATCATCCTGCCGAAGATAGATTGTCCCCGGCAGAATAA
- a CDS encoding DUF1281 domain-containing protein, with protein MFPWCQNRLEITGKSVCIDVMQSWIAGTETPLYRHAIRQATKLFLAGCAGILKPVKAVDYAPYPMMTASGTGAPTSPNQAFQHFVELLEQDAWLDSKTLARMEKIWVQAGIDALKWENIPSSARQVMAQLMAVHYTDWFGVAAASGRFDPQERWEGFNVMPETTCPCDMLMVMPSRLATELNGESGLFKGLNTTSELYVQLFGVEFPAGHQASWCREDVGSLTLTLSSPWYPPSGEVMGEMSQLFDCEIRHYWISPEAGLSGYSCFDQGDHVDSGPYPAEVLRQTTAGEGARMYLVTPEASPVPTVTTAHYSNIRV; from the coding sequence ATGTTTCCATGGTGCCAAAACCGTCTGGAAATTACCGGCAAGTCAGTCTGCATCGACGTGATGCAGTCATGGATTGCCGGCACGGAAACCCCGCTGTACCGCCATGCCATCCGGCAGGCAACAAAGCTTTTTCTGGCCGGTTGTGCCGGGATATTGAAGCCTGTGAAGGCGGTGGATTACGCGCCTTATCCGATGATGACCGCATCAGGCACGGGCGCACCGACTTCCCCTAACCAGGCGTTCCAGCACTTTGTTGAGTTGTTGGAGCAGGACGCCTGGCTTGACAGCAAGACGCTCGCCCGAATGGAGAAGATCTGGGTACAGGCCGGCATTGATGCGCTGAAGTGGGAAAATATCCCTTCTTCAGCGCGGCAGGTCATGGCTCAACTGATGGCTGTGCACTATACCGACTGGTTCGGCGTGGCCGCTGCAAGCGGCAGGTTCGATCCGCAAGAGCGTTGGGAAGGGTTCAACGTCATGCCGGAGACGACTTGCCCGTGTGACATGTTGATGGTGATGCCATCACGCCTGGCAACGGAGCTCAACGGCGAGAGTGGCCTGTTTAAGGGACTCAACACCACGTCAGAACTGTATGTACAGCTCTTCGGTGTAGAGTTTCCGGCAGGCCATCAGGCCAGTTGGTGTCGCGAGGACGTCGGCTCACTGACATTGACCTTGTCATCCCCATGGTATCCGCCATCAGGTGAGGTCATGGGGGAAATGTCGCAGCTGTTTGACTGTGAAATCCGCCATTACTGGATTTCACCAGAGGCAGGCTTATCAGGCTACAGCTGTTTTGACCAGGGAGACCACGTCGACAGCGGGCCGTATCCGGCAGAGGTACTGCGACAGACCACCGCCGGCGAGGGTGCCCGAATGTATCTGGTGACGCCCGAGGCCTCGCCTGTTCCTACTGTGACCACTGCACATTACAGCAACATCCGCGTTTAG
- a CDS encoding N-6 DNA methylase → MKNAINHEKAFISLFNQTARYYHRHQVFEDFISCSVIALQNGLHFCDKREQKYMRIVARYQKPDVSNLAQLLGHVVNGLEEAPGDFLGRVFMQLELGDKYRGQFFTPWSVSLMMAQLQLGNVGEQFSDKAFITLSEPACGAGCMTLAFASVLREAGYSPHRHLWVSATDIDPLAAGMAYIQLSLCGVAGEVVIGNSLSDERRRVLYTPAHHWGGWSLRLNTHFNTAVAV, encoded by the coding sequence ATGAAAAATGCTATCAACCATGAAAAGGCCTTCATTTCTCTTTTTAACCAGACAGCCCGTTATTATCACCGTCATCAGGTCTTTGAGGACTTCATCAGTTGCAGCGTTATCGCATTGCAAAACGGTCTGCATTTCTGCGACAAACGTGAGCAGAAATATATGCGCATTGTAGCCAGATACCAAAAGCCGGATGTATCGAACTTGGCGCAGTTGCTGGGGCATGTTGTTAATGGCCTGGAAGAGGCTCCGGGAGATTTTCTCGGGCGCGTCTTCATGCAGTTGGAGCTTGGCGACAAATACCGTGGCCAGTTTTTCACCCCGTGGAGCGTGAGCCTGATGATGGCTCAATTGCAGCTCGGCAACGTTGGGGAACAGTTCAGTGACAAAGCCTTTATTACTCTGTCAGAACCCGCCTGTGGCGCGGGCTGCATGACGCTGGCCTTTGCCAGCGTGCTGCGGGAGGCAGGCTATTCTCCTCACCGTCACCTTTGGGTATCGGCAACTGATATCGATCCGCTGGCGGCTGGGATGGCCTATATACAGCTTTCGCTGTGTGGAGTCGCTGGAGAAGTGGTCATCGGGAATTCACTCAGTGATGAGCGACGGCGTGTCCTGTATACGCCAGCACACCACTGGGGAGGATGGTCACTGCGCCTGAACACACATTTTAACACTGCTGTTGCAGTCTGA
- a CDS encoding ATP-binding protein — MSSASLKFSGNLIEELSQKIPSSLFALNELIKNAYDAFSPDVVINISLSKQTITITDHGNGMGTEDIESLFHISKSTKRYGYEVEQDGVRRLTQGSKGLGFLSAFKFGDKVEWVTCKTGVRSKFSVRKSELVAKDDVAGTVIPVITDSHSESGTIITVYSNKGEIEELLSDLSDNRVVEKLAAAIIDDSFNININIENQQQVVSTKKLNSFQKENEENQLFYVAYDSLENEIEFYHKGEHVKSFPFELERTDYSVSLELIIFHFQQGKNSKSVSSLNRRTHDDSLYPLVYINRNLFNNTVIFDPEVLRKKSSGETLPQMIGRVSVTCQSKYIEFNSDRTNFVENNLTRSLLKDLDGLNKLIQTKGAELKKGLRSNKKVPTGKAMPVESANEQKNGTALILVDRKKPTTYYTPSEQIDLEEYIFQVRNSLGEDVKNAEVEIIIDGEKSSSRVLSSVEEPCEKKVCFRYHDTITNLVSKEITLSFELKISNISGTVQEKSLFTIQSGSNYSVRIETVSDLINAIDKAYSSRSKEEFLPVIACSIRSIFEISSDKILKARKKWFAKFDESKLSSTAKREIKDKLLLNVVHLVLLLKKNPRLVTEISDVSGVAYSTLNNLLDVRDFRNSVKNSHVGAHQSTRYLSKPKVESCADACGHFSVICDVLLNSNKVAAFNINKVDESDIEEVFGFIA; from the coding sequence ATGTCGTCTGCATCACTAAAATTTAGTGGAAACCTGATTGAGGAACTTTCGCAAAAGATTCCTTCGTCATTATTTGCGTTAAATGAACTTATTAAAAATGCATACGACGCTTTTTCGCCTGACGTCGTGATCAATATCTCCCTTTCAAAACAAACCATAACAATTACTGATCACGGAAACGGTATGGGAACGGAAGATATTGAGTCTCTGTTCCATATATCAAAAAGCACAAAGCGCTACGGTTATGAAGTGGAGCAAGATGGTGTAAGAAGGCTTACTCAAGGCTCTAAAGGACTTGGGTTTCTTTCCGCTTTCAAATTTGGCGATAAAGTTGAATGGGTAACATGTAAGACTGGGGTTCGTAGTAAATTTTCAGTACGTAAGTCAGAGTTGGTAGCGAAAGATGATGTTGCTGGAACTGTAATACCAGTAATAACAGACTCTCATTCTGAGAGCGGAACAATAATCACTGTTTATTCAAATAAGGGTGAGATTGAAGAACTGTTATCAGATTTGTCTGACAATAGGGTTGTTGAGAAATTAGCAGCAGCAATAATTGATGACTCATTTAATATTAATATTAATATTGAAAACCAACAGCAAGTCGTTTCAACAAAAAAGTTGAACTCATTTCAGAAAGAGAACGAAGAAAACCAGTTGTTTTATGTTGCATATGACTCGCTTGAAAATGAAATTGAATTTTATCACAAGGGTGAGCATGTAAAGTCTTTTCCATTTGAGCTGGAGAGGACTGACTATTCAGTCAGTTTAGAGTTGATTATCTTTCACTTTCAACAAGGTAAAAACTCTAAGTCTGTCTCGTCATTAAATAGAAGAACCCATGATGATTCTCTTTACCCACTAGTATACATAAATAGAAATCTTTTCAACAATACTGTTATTTTTGACCCTGAAGTACTGAGGAAGAAAAGCTCTGGAGAAACGCTCCCTCAGATGATAGGTAGAGTTAGCGTGACATGTCAGAGTAAATACATTGAATTTAATTCAGATAGAACAAACTTTGTTGAAAATAACTTAACGAGATCTCTGCTTAAAGATCTTGATGGTCTTAATAAGTTGATTCAAACTAAGGGTGCCGAGTTAAAAAAAGGTCTAAGGAGTAACAAAAAAGTACCGACAGGAAAGGCAATGCCCGTTGAAAGCGCGAATGAACAAAAAAATGGTACCGCATTGATATTAGTTGACAGGAAAAAGCCAACCACTTATTACACGCCTTCAGAGCAAATAGACTTGGAGGAATACATCTTTCAAGTTAGAAATAGTCTCGGCGAGGATGTAAAAAATGCCGAAGTGGAAATTATAATCGACGGAGAAAAATCAAGTAGTAGAGTGCTATCCTCGGTTGAGGAACCATGCGAGAAAAAAGTTTGTTTTAGATATCATGATACAATAACAAATCTTGTGTCGAAAGAGATAACTCTATCTTTCGAACTTAAAATTTCCAACATTTCTGGGACAGTTCAGGAGAAGTCTCTATTCACAATACAATCAGGTTCCAACTACAGCGTCAGAATAGAAACCGTTTCTGATCTTATCAATGCAATTGATAAAGCGTATTCGTCCAGGTCTAAAGAAGAATTTTTACCAGTAATTGCTTGCTCAATTAGATCAATATTCGAAATATCGTCAGATAAAATACTTAAAGCAAGAAAAAAATGGTTTGCAAAATTTGATGAAAGCAAGCTTAGTAGTACAGCTAAGAGGGAGATAAAAGATAAATTATTACTGAATGTAGTTCACCTTGTTCTTTTGTTGAAGAAAAATCCTAGGCTTGTAACTGAAATATCTGATGTATCAGGTGTGGCTTATTCGACCCTTAATAACTTGTTAGATGTAAGGGATTTCAGGAATTCTGTAAAAAATTCACATGTCGGTGCTCACCAATCAACGAGATATTTATCTAAGCCTAAAGTCGAGTCTTGTGCGGATGCGTGTGGCCACTTTTCAGTTATATGTGATGTATTATTAAATAGCAATAAAGTAGCGGCGTTTAATATAAATAAAGTAGATGAATCTGACATAGAGGAGGTGTTTGGGTTCATAGCGTAG
- a CDS encoding S8 family peptidase — MAEKRNYIIGKAEVLASHTPPPKINPKSDPIYTFPEVMERLIPQFEKTVSRLNDLDDEVCPKDFAVAAITLHPSYIAKGHFPRTLFKEMAVSSIGSKGVEILPDRWTRNGPPAKSPTTKIFVAGKRYRLTEFSQELNYFTEDSRGASDLFRVWSVTEPDIADKIKHNTDAYKGFWEVGLQLMPVGGNDFIKTSFINYAGELGFDVKDSMAIEVGNLWFMPIAGDEECLPRLAKFSFLRVIRPLPAMRSFRPITRGMPVGANINLPDVQPYASDIRVAILDGGLPASHVLEPWVTNYTHADASASDHPDGPSHGLGVTSAFLFGPLWPGEKASRPYSYVDHHRILDSNIGTEDPFELYRTLSHLEDILLSRQYEFLNLSLGPALPIDDDEIHPWTSLIDIYLADGDTFLTIAAGNNGDSESSLGLNRIQVPSDCVNALSVGATDQVETGWKRASYSAVGPGRSPGLVKPDLVAFGGTPRQYFHVPSDLDLGKLVPTCGTSFSAPFLLRYAVGIRAILGHEISPLAIKALLINAADRAEHGKGEVGWGKVPDSISQIIESPPGTARILYQGELAAGKYLRVPLPIPESGIKGKVKIRATCCFSSPVDPQDTSMYTRAGVEITFRPDPEKTQSFFKQTSIATEAELRADAGKWESVLSADLNKIGDKLIRPCFEIHYMAREGGDQITGSKAASIRYAFVVSLESPKTPEIFSGILHSDSRLVEIQPRIPVPVPVIL, encoded by the coding sequence ATGGCTGAAAAGCGTAATTATATTATTGGCAAGGCAGAGGTTCTGGCATCTCATACGCCACCGCCAAAAATTAATCCAAAATCAGACCCGATATACACCTTCCCCGAAGTGATGGAAAGATTGATTCCACAGTTCGAAAAGACTGTAAGTAGACTGAACGACCTCGACGATGAGGTCTGCCCAAAGGATTTTGCTGTTGCCGCTATCACTCTACACCCGTCTTACATTGCAAAAGGACATTTTCCTCGAACCCTTTTTAAGGAAATGGCAGTCAGTTCAATCGGCAGCAAAGGTGTTGAAATCCTGCCCGATCGCTGGACGCGTAATGGTCCACCTGCTAAGTCGCCAACCACAAAGATTTTTGTCGCAGGCAAGCGTTACCGACTGACTGAGTTCAGCCAAGAGTTAAATTATTTCACAGAAGATAGTCGGGGGGCATCCGATCTGTTTCGTGTCTGGAGTGTTACCGAGCCTGACATTGCCGATAAAATTAAACACAACACTGATGCTTACAAAGGATTTTGGGAAGTTGGCCTACAGTTGATGCCAGTTGGGGGCAATGACTTCATTAAAACCTCCTTCATCAACTATGCCGGTGAGCTGGGATTTGACGTCAAAGATAGCATGGCCATCGAGGTGGGCAACCTCTGGTTTATGCCAATAGCCGGTGATGAAGAGTGCCTGCCACGTCTTGCGAAATTTTCATTCCTGCGTGTTATAAGGCCACTGCCTGCCATGCGTTCATTTCGGCCAATCACAAGGGGAATGCCTGTAGGAGCAAATATAAATCTGCCCGACGTTCAGCCCTATGCTTCTGACATTCGCGTCGCTATATTAGATGGTGGATTGCCAGCAAGTCACGTTTTGGAGCCTTGGGTAACCAATTATACCCACGCCGATGCCAGTGCTAGTGATCACCCTGATGGCCCTTCACATGGCTTAGGTGTGACATCAGCTTTTCTCTTCGGCCCGCTATGGCCGGGAGAAAAGGCGAGTCGGCCTTATTCCTATGTTGATCACCACCGCATCCTCGATAGCAACATTGGCACAGAAGATCCGTTTGAGCTTTACCGGACGTTGTCACATCTGGAAGACATTCTACTTTCCCGCCAGTATGAATTTCTGAACCTAAGTCTTGGCCCGGCTTTGCCGATAGACGACGACGAAATTCATCCATGGACATCCCTCATTGATATTTATCTTGCTGACGGGGACACCTTCCTCACCATCGCAGCGGGTAATAATGGCGACAGTGAAAGTTCTCTGGGTCTTAACCGTATCCAAGTGCCATCAGACTGCGTGAACGCGCTATCAGTGGGAGCCACAGATCAGGTTGAAACCGGCTGGAAGCGAGCATCTTACAGTGCCGTAGGCCCTGGACGCTCGCCTGGCCTGGTGAAGCCCGATCTAGTTGCTTTTGGGGGGACACCGCGTCAATACTTCCACGTCCCAAGCGACCTCGATCTTGGCAAGCTTGTGCCGACTTGTGGCACCAGCTTTTCAGCACCATTCTTACTACGTTACGCCGTTGGCATTCGAGCCATTCTAGGCCATGAAATTTCACCACTCGCCATTAAAGCACTATTAATTAATGCTGCTGACCGTGCTGAACATGGAAAAGGAGAAGTTGGCTGGGGAAAGGTGCCTGATTCAATAAGCCAGATAATAGAATCTCCGCCGGGTACCGCTCGTATCCTTTATCAGGGAGAACTTGCTGCGGGGAAATATCTTCGCGTGCCATTACCAATCCCTGAATCAGGCATCAAAGGAAAAGTAAAAATTCGTGCTACTTGCTGTTTCTCAAGTCCCGTCGATCCGCAAGATACGTCGATGTACACCCGCGCTGGCGTGGAAATCACTTTCAGGCCAGACCCAGAAAAAACCCAGTCTTTCTTTAAACAGACATCCATCGCGACTGAAGCTGAACTGCGTGCCGACGCGGGGAAATGGGAATCGGTACTGAGCGCAGATCTAAATAAGATTGGTGATAAATTGATTCGCCCTTGCTTTGAAATTCATTATATGGCTCGTGAAGGTGGCGATCAAATTACAGGTTCGAAAGCCGCGAGCATTCGCTACGCATTTGTAGTCTCACTTGAGTCACCAAAAACTCCGGAAATATTTTCCGGTATCCTACATTCCGACTCACGTCTTGTTGAAATACAGCCGCGCATCCCGGTACCAGTCCCAGTCATACTCTAA
- a CDS encoding AAA family ATPase, giving the protein MTAILGPNGSGKSTILHALASVYQPKDVGENRKFNDFFPRSPDAEWNGSNLIITHSYRRGTETKNKEEEAFGKADENGSRWTKIYARCPFREIYYIGIDSCVPMIKSGKVKGSSKINYVTTVLEGAQENNLLEKASDVLNKKYKKINENKLVNGKKLIGV; this is encoded by the coding sequence GTGACTGCGATTTTGGGACCAAATGGCAGTGGCAAATCTACGATTTTACATGCGTTAGCAAGTGTATATCAGCCCAAAGATGTTGGTGAAAATAGAAAATTCAATGATTTTTTTCCTAGAAGTCCTGATGCAGAATGGAATGGTAGCAATTTAATTATCACTCACTCTTATCGTCGCGGTACTGAAACAAAAAACAAAGAGGAGGAAGCTTTCGGTAAAGCAGATGAAAATGGATCTCGATGGACTAAAATATACGCTAGGTGCCCATTTCGAGAGATTTATTACATTGGAATAGATAGCTGTGTGCCCATGATAAAGTCCGGGAAAGTAAAGGGGTCATCTAAAATAAATTATGTTACAACTGTTTTGGAAGGAGCACAGGAAAATAATTTGCTTGAGAAAGCCTCTGATGTTCTGAATAAAAAATATAAAAAAATAAATGAGAATAAACTAGTTAATGGTAAAAAGTTGATTGGTGTTTAA
- a CDS encoding recombinase family protein produces the protein MKKCYLYIRVSSEQQVSGDGLNRQESLLIKYFEDNAPVQDFDPDYELIIDEGRSVFKAEHLHESAGLGRFFKRVNDGDIAKGSVLIVESLDRFSRENPFKCVEYISQLDRAQIELHDVEKRLIISRKHSNSLTFATMIAERSYEESCLKSTRIRKGWDKRRKKAKDEGHYMIKNCPKWIDVVDGKYILNENHILVREVFDLYLSGIRSYTIAQQLNAAGKLIDNKKWDSTKICHLLRNKRCKGEYTSNRTERNFDDDTVILTTEIYKIYPKAAECYG, from the coding sequence ATGAAAAAATGTTACCTCTATATCAGGGTAAGTTCAGAGCAACAGGTATCCGGCGATGGCCTAAACCGTCAGGAATCACTGCTCATTAAGTATTTTGAAGATAATGCCCCAGTGCAGGATTTCGATCCAGACTACGAGCTAATTATCGATGAAGGGCGTTCAGTATTCAAAGCCGAACATTTGCATGAAAGTGCAGGGTTAGGACGATTTTTCAAGCGTGTTAATGATGGTGACATAGCCAAAGGCTCGGTACTCATCGTTGAAAGTCTCGATCGGTTCTCTCGCGAAAACCCTTTCAAGTGTGTCGAGTACATTTCTCAATTAGATCGTGCTCAAATCGAACTGCATGATGTTGAGAAGCGGCTTATCATTAGCCGCAAGCACTCTAATAGCCTAACTTTTGCGACCATGATCGCCGAACGTTCTTACGAAGAGTCTTGTCTAAAGTCTACTCGTATACGGAAAGGTTGGGACAAACGACGCAAAAAAGCGAAAGATGAAGGACATTATATGATCAAAAACTGTCCGAAATGGATTGATGTGGTTGATGGGAAATATATACTAAATGAAAATCATATATTAGTACGTGAGGTATTTGATTTATATCTTTCTGGAATACGCAGTTATACGATTGCACAACAATTGAACGCTGCTGGTAAGTTGATTGACAATAAAAAATGGGATAGTACTAAAATATGTCATTTATTGAGAAATAAACGATGTAAAGGTGAGTACACATCTAATAGAACTGAGCGGAATTTTGACGACGATACGGTTATTTTAACTACTGAAATATATAAAATATATCCAAAGGCTGCGGAATGTTATGGTTGA